The Methanoculleus marisnigri JR1 genome window below encodes:
- the rsmA gene encoding 16S rRNA (adenine(1518)-N(6)/adenine(1519)-N(6))-dimethyltransferase RsmA has translation MSAPRDQHFLVDRRAVEKIAGFVDVSGRRVLEIGPGEGILTRALLDRDADVIAVEIDPALVEELEIAFADEIGEGRLEIIRGDAKKVDIPPFEIVVANLPYSVSSKITFRLLEIGFEVAVLMYQKEFARRMVAPPGTPNVGRLSVMVQTYASVKPLLELGPGSFRPQPAVRSWVVRITPHEPPYPIADRRVYADVVRVLFSHRRKTVRKGLRSGKDAFSPEAIGRTIASLPDDLLQRRPEDLTLEEFALIANKMSGG, from the coding sequence ATGAGTGCTCCGAGGGATCAGCACTTTCTCGTCGACCGGAGAGCCGTCGAGAAGATTGCCGGTTTTGTTGACGTCTCCGGCCGGAGGGTGCTCGAGATCGGGCCCGGCGAAGGGATCCTCACCCGCGCCCTCCTTGACCGGGATGCAGACGTCATCGCGGTAGAGATCGATCCGGCTCTCGTGGAAGAACTCGAGATCGCGTTTGCCGACGAGATCGGGGAAGGCCGTCTTGAGATCATCAGGGGCGACGCGAAGAAGGTGGATATCCCGCCGTTCGAGATCGTCGTCGCGAACCTTCCCTACTCCGTTTCTTCGAAGATTACATTCCGGCTGCTCGAGATCGGCTTTGAGGTCGCGGTCCTGATGTACCAGAAGGAGTTTGCCCGGCGGATGGTCGCGCCGCCGGGGACGCCGAACGTCGGGCGACTCTCGGTGATGGTGCAGACCTATGCCTCCGTGAAACCGCTCCTCGAACTCGGGCCCGGATCGTTCCGGCCGCAACCCGCGGTCCGCTCCTGGGTGGTCCGGATCACGCCGCACGAGCCGCCGTACCCGATCGCAGATCGGCGGGTCTACGCGGACGTCGTCCGGGTGCTCTTCTCCCACCGGAGAAAGACCGTCCGGAAGGGTCTCCGGAGCGGGAAGGATGCGTTTTCGCCGGAGGCGATCGGGCGGACGATTGCGAGTCTTCCCGATGACCTCCTGCAGCGCCGCCCCGAAGACCTGACGCTCGAGGAGTTCGCCCTGATCGCGAACAAGATGAGCGGGGGTTAG
- the trmY gene encoding tRNA (pseudouridine(54)-N(1))-methyltransferase TrmY, whose translation MKRFVVVGHLAATSGTFSLNDLPGSGGRMDVLCRSVNSAFFLSHDLRRDVECYLVLCGEPGPEKTVLFRGSVVRYLSPDERSSAALIKKALSIPCGDEFRESTPGVYVRRGGLARLLSEIPLAVLDEAGEDIRGTPDLPENYLLSDHHNFTAEEEGLIADYPRYSVGPRSLHADHTITVLLNEMDRRES comes from the coding sequence ATGAAGCGGTTTGTCGTCGTGGGGCACCTTGCCGCAACGAGCGGCACCTTCAGCCTCAACGATCTCCCCGGGAGCGGCGGGAGGATGGATGTCCTCTGCCGCTCCGTCAACTCCGCGTTCTTCCTCTCTCACGATCTGCGCCGCGACGTCGAGTGCTACCTCGTCCTCTGCGGGGAACCCGGTCCGGAGAAGACCGTTCTCTTTCGGGGTAGCGTTGTCCGTTACCTCTCGCCGGACGAGCGGAGCAGCGCCGCCCTGATCAAGAAGGCGCTCTCGATCCCCTGCGGGGACGAGTTCCGGGAGTCGACGCCGGGCGTCTACGTCCGTCGCGGCGGGCTCGCCCGGCTTCTTTCCGAGATTCCGCTTGCGGTGCTTGACGAGGCGGGGGAAGATATCCGGGGGACACCCGACCTCCCGGAGAACTATCTCCTCTCGGATCACCACAACTTCACTGCGGAGGAAGAGGGCCTGATTGCTGACTACCCCCGCTACTCGGTCGGGCCGCGGTCGCTGCACGCCGATCACACGATCACCGTCCTCTTAAACGAGATGGACCGGAGGGAATCCTGA
- the mutL gene encoding DNA mismatch repair endonuclease MutL: MTKIRVLDPDTVNQIAAGEVVERPASVVKELLENAIDADSTSILIDVSSDMAAITKIRVTDNGEGMTPEEAVLAFHPHATSKIRDIADLSAVRTLGFRGEALASIAAVAEVTLVTRPRGGGALAGTRLVVRGGEIVEKSEVGAPEGTTIAVERLFYNTPARRKFLKSRNTELAHVYAVVESLALAHGEVAFRVVHNGKERMATQRSGGALNTIAGLYGADLARSLVPVEGRLPFLAIRGYISRPSESRGNPSQISVSINGRSIASRQIAAAVREGYGTLLPKDRYPVAFLDLAIDTGLVDVNVHPTKREIRLSREREITGAIAAAVDEALAGHDLARETPVEPVQQQIIAADPGQVPTPSPVGEPGAPYTAGHRGLTLSDKQLRRTETEGGENLLPAMEPIGQVAATYIVAEGADGTLYLVDQHAAHERVLYDQVTEQRDKAAGSQELITPVVLSLPPKESAALRDAIPLLADEGFVVDEFGRDTFAVRAVPAALGAVEDPGTVRETIADLLADESRTAPDRRERVTCIVACRGAVKAGALLTPDQQKRLIMQLARTKTPWTCPHGRPTVVAFDRRRLDGMFRRG, from the coding sequence ATGACGAAGATCCGCGTCCTCGATCCCGACACCGTGAACCAGATCGCCGCCGGCGAGGTCGTGGAGCGGCCCGCGTCGGTGGTGAAGGAACTCCTCGAGAACGCGATTGATGCCGATTCGACGAGCATTCTGATCGACGTCTCCTCGGACATGGCCGCGATCACGAAGATCCGGGTGACCGACAACGGCGAGGGCATGACCCCGGAGGAGGCGGTCCTCGCGTTCCATCCCCACGCGACGAGCAAGATCCGGGATATCGCCGACCTCTCTGCCGTCAGAACCCTCGGGTTCCGGGGGGAGGCGCTCGCGAGCATCGCCGCCGTCGCGGAGGTGACACTGGTCACCCGCCCCCGGGGAGGGGGAGCGCTCGCCGGCACCCGGCTGGTGGTCCGGGGCGGCGAGATCGTGGAGAAGAGCGAGGTCGGGGCGCCGGAGGGGACGACGATCGCGGTGGAACGCCTCTTTTACAACACCCCCGCCCGCCGGAAGTTCCTCAAAAGCAGGAACACCGAGCTCGCCCACGTCTACGCCGTCGTGGAGAGTCTCGCCCTCGCCCACGGCGAGGTCGCCTTCCGGGTGGTGCACAACGGAAAAGAGCGGATGGCAACCCAGCGATCGGGAGGGGCCTTGAACACCATCGCGGGGCTCTACGGCGCCGACCTTGCACGGTCGCTCGTCCCGGTCGAAGGACGGCTCCCATTCCTCGCTATCCGCGGCTACATCTCCCGGCCGTCGGAGAGCCGGGGGAACCCCTCGCAGATCTCCGTCAGCATCAACGGCAGAAGCATCGCCTCCCGGCAGATCGCCGCCGCCGTCCGGGAGGGCTACGGCACCCTTCTCCCGAAAGACCGCTACCCGGTGGCGTTCCTCGATCTTGCGATCGACACCGGTCTCGTGGACGTCAACGTCCACCCGACGAAGAGGGAGATCCGCCTCTCCCGGGAGCGGGAGATCACGGGGGCGATTGCGGCCGCCGTCGATGAGGCGCTTGCCGGTCACGACCTCGCACGCGAAACTCCGGTCGAGCCGGTGCAGCAGCAGATCATCGCGGCGGATCCCGGACAGGTGCCGACCCCGTCGCCGGTCGGCGAGCCCGGGGCACCCTACACGGCCGGGCACCGGGGGCTCACCCTCTCCGATAAGCAACTCCGCCGGACCGAGACGGAAGGAGGAGAGAACCTCCTCCCCGCAATGGAGCCGATCGGGCAGGTGGCCGCGACCTACATCGTGGCGGAGGGGGCCGACGGCACCCTCTACCTCGTCGACCAGCACGCGGCCCACGAACGGGTCCTCTACGACCAGGTCACGGAGCAGCGCGATAAGGCGGCCGGGTCGCAGGAGCTGATCACGCCGGTCGTCCTCTCGCTCCCCCCGAAGGAGTCCGCCGCTCTCCGGGACGCGATCCCTCTCCTCGCGGACGAAGGGTTCGTGGTGGATGAGTTCGGCCGGGACACCTTCGCCGTCCGGGCGGTGCCGGCCGCCCTCGGCGCAGTCGAGGACCCCGGGACAGTCCGGGAGACGATCGCCGACCTCCTCGCCGACGAATCCCGCACCGCCCCCGACCGGCGGGAGAGGGTCACGTGTATCGTCGCATGCCGTGGAGCGGTGAAGGCCGGTGCCCTTCTCACGCCCGACCAGCAGAAGCGTCTCATCATGCAACTCGCCCGGACGAAGACCCCCTGGACATGCCCGCACGGGAGGCCGACGGTCGTGGCGTTCGACAGACGCAGACTCGACGGGATGTTTCGGCGAGGGTGA
- a CDS encoding RNA polymerase Rpb4 family protein yields MKVKRIVSEERMLLPELRDTLLSVEAARLESEEEMSYELRKSIEHANQLSKTSSEKARALVDELVKLEKMKEEIAYRIANLMPRTRDELRAIYAKERFNLTTEELDEILDLVMTHF; encoded by the coding sequence ATGAAGGTAAAACGAATTGTAAGCGAAGAGCGGATGCTGCTTCCCGAACTGCGGGACACTCTCCTATCGGTGGAGGCAGCCCGGCTCGAATCCGAAGAGGAGATGTCCTACGAGCTTCGTAAGAGCATCGAGCATGCCAACCAGCTTTCAAAGACATCTTCCGAGAAGGCTCGCGCCCTCGTCGACGAGCTTGTAAAGCTCGAGAAGATGAAAGAGGAGATCGCCTACCGCATCGCGAACCTGATGCCGCGGACCCGGGACGAACTGCGGGCCATCTATGCCAAAGAACGGTTCAATCTTACAACGGAAGAGCTGGACGAGATCCTCGACCTGGTAATGACCCACTTCTGA
- a CDS encoding HemK2/MTQ2 family protein methyltransferase, translating to MLPDQVYPPAEDSFLLLRAALAEVRATDRVLEVGTGSGYVAAGLIGRAASVVATEINPHAARCARARGVEAVRTDLFLGVSGPFDLILFNPPYLPTAPDERMDDWLEYALDGGPTGRVVIERFVADAGRVLAPFGRVLLLVSSLTDLDEVRELFAREGFVSFVVDEEPLEGERLYVLRAMRDLCRMGA from the coding sequence ATGCTCCCCGATCAGGTCTATCCTCCCGCCGAAGACTCGTTTCTCCTCCTCCGGGCGGCGCTTGCCGAGGTCCGGGCGACCGATCGGGTGCTCGAGGTCGGGACGGGGAGCGGCTACGTCGCGGCCGGGCTTATCGGTCGGGCGGCGAGCGTGGTCGCGACCGAGATCAACCCCCACGCCGCCCGATGCGCCCGCGCCCGGGGGGTGGAAGCGGTCCGGACGGACCTCTTTTTGGGCGTCTCCGGCCCGTTCGACCTCATCCTCTTCAACCCCCCCTACCTCCCGACCGCTCCCGATGAGCGGATGGACGACTGGCTGGAGTACGCCCTCGACGGCGGGCCGACAGGAAGGGTAGTGATAGAACGGTTCGTCGCGGATGCCGGGAGGGTGCTCGCGCCCTTCGGGCGGGTCCTCCTCCTGGTCTCGTCGCTGACGGATCTTGATGAAGTCCGGGAACTCTTCGCCCGCGAGGGGTTCGTCTCGTTCGTCGTCGACGAGGAACCGCTCGAGGGGGAGCGGCTCTATGTCCTCCGGGCGATGCGGGACCTCTGCCGGATGGGGGCGTGA
- a CDS encoding methyltransferase domain-containing protein — protein MNIIAHAWNPGDYHRHSAAQARWAHELIGKIKLAGDERVLDLGCGEGKVTAEIAARLPSGSVLGLDVSRDMIAFARERFPPERYPNLRLIEGDMLDLPFDEEFDVVFSNAALHWVADHGRVFQGISRALRPGGRVLLQMGGKGNAAPILAIADEILTEEPWTRLFGGPAPCYAFYGAEEERGLLEAAGLTPLRAELIGKDMAFDLPEGLAGWVRTTWHLYLEPLPEDVRPAFIEEVVNRYVERFPPADGRIHVPMVRLEVEAVKEPEP, from the coding sequence GTGAACATCATCGCACACGCGTGGAACCCGGGCGACTACCACCGGCACTCCGCCGCCCAGGCCCGCTGGGCGCATGAACTGATTGGAAAGATCAAACTCGCCGGCGACGAACGGGTTCTCGACCTCGGGTGCGGCGAGGGAAAGGTGACCGCGGAGATTGCCGCCCGCCTCCCCTCCGGCTCGGTGCTCGGCCTTGACGTATCCCGTGACATGATCGCCTTCGCCCGGGAGCGCTTCCCCCCGGAGCGGTATCCGAATCTCCGCCTTATCGAAGGCGACATGCTCGACCTGCCGTTCGATGAGGAGTTCGACGTGGTCTTCTCGAACGCCGCGCTGCACTGGGTCGCCGACCACGGCAGGGTCTTTCAGGGTATCTCTCGCGCTCTCCGGCCGGGGGGAAGGGTCCTCCTCCAGATGGGCGGGAAGGGAAACGCCGCACCGATCCTCGCGATCGCGGACGAGATACTCACGGAGGAGCCCTGGACGAGGCTCTTCGGTGGTCCGGCCCCCTGTTACGCCTTCTACGGTGCCGAGGAGGAGCGTGGACTGCTGGAAGCGGCAGGGCTCACGCCCCTTCGGGCCGAGCTGATCGGGAAAGACATGGCGTTCGATCTACCTGAAGGCCTTGCGGGGTGGGTTCGGACCACCTGGCACCTCTACCTGGAGCCGCTGCCCGAAGACGTCCGGCCGGCGTTCATCGAAGAGGTGGTGAACCGATACGTGGAGAGGTTCCCCCCGGCCGACGGCCGCATCCACGTCCCCATGGTGCGCCTCGAGGTGGAAGCGGTCAAAGAGCCGGAGCCCTGA
- a CDS encoding C45 family peptidase, with protein MNQVPERLLRVCLPMCILGVTILLIAAAGCTNVTTPTGGDSISGSVVGDYAGGTIYVAAIDAAAYTASDIRVMETGEHPERSQYVSGFAALDAPGDYVIPGLAPGNYTVYAWADTDDDGRIDHLDYRDPTGWYCTPSHLTPVGVAVTPGSAATGIDVTLVAPTPYPDDDREIAVGSGGGRLTVQKGCHVLQVWGTPEERAYAYGYLCGPQIRDWIDYVLIESFMQSPADYEDLFIPYIEEHMAPANPTYMAELDAMLAGMNASGTDLYLPPVSRNISRYDLLAENTYDFMLYYKLYGLYMGDLGINRTTTGDAGVSPHLCTSAIAWGNLTENDELAGGIIHGKNMDGENDLRKVTVNSLLVIATDPGPGAKRTVGIDWPGFIGTFNGMNEDGLVLVPHSSPSIPDWNATDLMPTTFLYMDTLRSESDVAGAWAYWEKANGTRTGGNNAGVSAPYGNGTGSVPAAFETDSYGGAVRGPGVVEPDDCLLIANNYYLYRGAYPPAVERVDGYHAEVRPEDYRYRNMLALLDGYQKEERTIGTPEMIALMQSASVSEEYQGTTEYTFIAYPDAGAFAVAKEDLAAGILDAPFAEFAHFEFEEVFERPSTV; from the coding sequence ATGAACCAGGTACCAGAGCGCCTCCTGCGCGTTTGTCTGCCTATGTGCATCCTCGGTGTGACGATCCTCCTCATCGCCGCTGCAGGCTGCACGAATGTCACCACCCCAACCGGTGGAGATTCCATCTCCGGGAGTGTGGTGGGGGATTACGCGGGAGGAACAATCTACGTTGCGGCGATCGACGCCGCGGCGTATACGGCATCGGATATCAGGGTTATGGAGACCGGGGAGCATCCCGAACGCTCGCAGTACGTCAGCGGCTTTGCCGCGCTCGATGCGCCGGGCGATTACGTCATCCCCGGACTCGCCCCGGGTAACTACACCGTCTACGCCTGGGCGGATACGGATGATGACGGCCGGATCGACCATCTCGATTACCGCGACCCGACCGGGTGGTACTGCACGCCGTCGCACCTTACCCCCGTCGGAGTCGCCGTTACGCCCGGAAGTGCCGCGACCGGCATCGATGTAACCCTCGTCGCCCCGACACCCTACCCCGACGACGATCGGGAGATCGCCGTCGGCAGCGGCGGCGGAAGGCTCACGGTCCAGAAAGGCTGCCACGTCCTCCAGGTATGGGGAACGCCGGAGGAACGGGCGTATGCCTACGGCTACCTCTGCGGCCCGCAGATCCGGGACTGGATCGACTACGTCCTGATCGAGTCGTTCATGCAGTCGCCCGCCGACTACGAGGACCTCTTCATCCCCTACATAGAGGAGCATATGGCACCGGCAAACCCGACGTATATGGCCGAACTCGACGCCATGCTCGCCGGGATGAACGCGAGCGGCACGGATCTCTACCTCCCGCCGGTCTCGCGCAACATCTCCCGCTACGACCTCCTCGCGGAGAACACGTATGACTTCATGCTCTACTACAAACTCTACGGCCTCTACATGGGCGACCTCGGCATCAACCGCACCACAACAGGCGACGCCGGCGTCTCGCCGCACCTCTGCACGAGCGCGATCGCCTGGGGCAACCTGACGGAGAACGACGAGCTCGCCGGCGGGATAATCCACGGCAAGAACATGGACGGCGAGAACGACCTGCGGAAGGTCACGGTGAACAGCCTGCTCGTCATCGCGACCGACCCGGGTCCGGGCGCGAAACGCACGGTCGGGATAGACTGGCCCGGGTTCATCGGGACGTTCAACGGCATGAACGAGGACGGCCTTGTGCTCGTGCCCCACTCGTCGCCGTCGATCCCGGACTGGAACGCGACCGATCTCATGCCCACCACCTTCCTCTACATGGATACGCTCAGGAGCGAGAGCGACGTTGCCGGGGCGTGGGCCTACTGGGAGAAGGCGAACGGGACCAGGACCGGCGGGAACAACGCAGGGGTCTCGGCACCCTACGGGAACGGGACGGGAAGCGTCCCGGCGGCCTTCGAGACGGACTCCTACGGCGGCGCGGTGCGAGGACCGGGCGTCGTCGAGCCGGACGACTGCCTCTTGATCGCGAACAACTACTACCTCTACCGGGGCGCCTATCCCCCCGCCGTCGAGCGGGTGGACGGCTACCACGCCGAAGTCAGGCCCGAGGACTACCGCTACCGGAACATGCTCGCCCTCCTCGACGGCTACCAAAAGGAGGAGAGAACCATCGGCACGCCCGAGATGATCGCGCTCATGCAGTCGGCGTCCGTCTCGGAGGAGTACCAGGGCACCACCGAGTACACCTTCATCGCGTACCCGGACGCGGGTGCATTCGCCGTCGCAAAAGAGGATCTCGCGGCGGGGATTTTAGATGCACCGTTCGCGGAGTTCGCGCACTTTGAGTTTGAGGAGGTGTTCGAGAGGCCCTCGACGGTGTGA
- a CDS encoding tRNA pseudouridine(54/55) synthase Pus10, which translates to MDIIQEVEAILGYGDTCNHCLGRFFGKRSFGLTNEERGRALRVAHELATNEPHHEPDPESCWICGGELSRTEEWAKRVVEAVDGIEFETFLIGTKVPPLVAESEEMVWSDLSLRDPEPLKAEMNREVGKAVSAISGKTADLKKPDVVAILDLGEGTVEVQVNPVFFVGRYLKYERGIPQTHWDCRACRGAGCEKCNFTGKQYADSVEELIGRPAIEAFNAANAVLHGAGREDIDARMLGSGRPFVLEIEEPRKRSVDLAALEAEINREAAGRVEVHLEGWADRKMVQSLKSDKAHKKYRILVEIDGSVTPDEFRAALDQLKGVTIRQRTPNRVAHRRADKVRERQVLDIECTGSVDGRYWVEVVGEAGLYIKELVSGDNGRTQPSLAQILGRTASVVSLDVVLVKTANEYGE; encoded by the coding sequence ATGGATATCATACAAGAGGTAGAAGCAATTCTTGGATACGGCGATACCTGCAACCACTGCCTCGGGCGGTTCTTCGGCAAGCGGTCGTTTGGGCTGACGAACGAGGAGCGGGGCAGGGCTCTGCGGGTCGCGCACGAACTTGCGACAAACGAGCCGCACCACGAACCTGACCCGGAATCCTGCTGGATATGCGGCGGCGAACTCTCCCGCACCGAAGAATGGGCGAAGAGGGTGGTCGAAGCAGTGGACGGCATCGAGTTCGAGACCTTCCTTATCGGGACGAAGGTGCCGCCGCTCGTCGCGGAGAGCGAGGAGATGGTCTGGAGCGATCTCTCGCTCCGCGACCCCGAACCGCTGAAGGCCGAGATGAACCGGGAGGTCGGAAAAGCCGTCTCGGCAATCTCCGGGAAGACGGCCGACCTCAAGAAGCCCGATGTCGTCGCGATCCTCGATCTCGGTGAGGGCACCGTCGAGGTGCAGGTCAACCCCGTCTTCTTCGTCGGCCGCTACCTGAAGTACGAGCGCGGCATCCCCCAGACTCACTGGGACTGCCGGGCGTGCCGGGGCGCGGGATGCGAGAAGTGCAACTTCACCGGCAAGCAGTACGCCGACTCCGTCGAGGAACTGATCGGCCGGCCGGCAATCGAGGCTTTTAACGCAGCAAACGCCGTCCTGCACGGTGCCGGTCGGGAGGATATCGACGCCCGGATGCTCGGGTCGGGCCGCCCCTTCGTGCTGGAGATCGAGGAGCCGCGGAAGCGTTCGGTGGATCTCGCGGCGCTTGAAGCGGAGATCAACCGGGAGGCCGCCGGCCGGGTGGAGGTTCACCTTGAAGGATGGGCGGATCGGAAGATGGTGCAAAGCCTTAAGTCCGACAAAGCGCATAAAAAATACAGGATCCTGGTCGAGATCGACGGTTCTGTAACCCCAGATGAGTTCAGGGCGGCCCTCGATCAGTTAAAAGGTGTAACGATACGGCAGCGCACCCCGAATAGGGTGGCACACCGACGGGCAGATAAAGTTCGGGAACGGCAGGTCCTCGATATCGAATGCACGGGTAGCGTCGACGGCAGATACTGGGTCGAAGTCGTCGGCGAAGCGGGCCTGTACATCAAAGAACTGGTATCGGGTGACAACGGCAGAACCCAGCCCAGCCTTGCCCAGATCCTGGGGCGCACCGCAAGTGTTGTCAGCCTCGATGTGGTGCTGGTCAAAACAGCTAACGAGTATGGTGAGTAA
- a CDS encoding 50S ribosomal protein L21e produces MAHHNGPRKKTRYKFKKDLRKRGIPPVTSVIQSFEIGQRVHVVVEPSVQKGMPHRRFHGKTGTVIGQRGRAWLLEVRDGDSVKQVIARPQHLKAQKV; encoded by the coding sequence ATGGCACATCACAATGGACCACGCAAGAAGACGCGGTATAAGTTCAAGAAGGACCTCAGAAAACGTGGCATCCCCCCGGTAACCTCGGTGATTCAGAGCTTCGAGATCGGGCAGAGAGTGCACGTCGTGGTCGAGCCGAGTGTCCAGAAGGGCATGCCCCACCGGAGATTCCACGGGAAGACCGGCACGGTCATCGGCCAGCGCGGACGCGCATGGCTGCTCGAAGTCAGGGATGGAGATTCGGTAAAACAGGTGATTGCGAGACCGCAACATCTAAAAGCGCAGAAAGTATAA
- a CDS encoding DUF655 domain-containing protein, translating to MKTERKEENAVVIDVLPMGYVSEQRPAYKREPVVQAVGVDQFKLLELIPKQGADIQIYDRVYIGDAEREKIERVKRRISHSDLTATAKLELPFVVEEIVRENEPRFVDFFNRSVPITPKFHMLHLLPGIGKKLMWEIIEQRGKKPFESFADISGRIKSLPHPDRMIVSRILREIEDPDEKYHVFTSR from the coding sequence ATGAAGACCGAAAGGAAAGAGGAGAATGCGGTAGTCATCGATGTCCTCCCCATGGGGTACGTGAGCGAGCAGCGCCCGGCCTACAAGCGTGAGCCGGTCGTCCAGGCGGTTGGCGTGGACCAGTTCAAGTTGCTCGAGCTCATCCCGAAGCAGGGTGCGGATATCCAGATCTACGACCGCGTCTATATCGGCGATGCTGAGCGGGAGAAGATCGAGCGCGTCAAGCGGCGGATCAGTCACAGTGACCTGACGGCGACGGCGAAACTCGAACTGCCGTTCGTGGTCGAGGAGATCGTCCGCGAGAACGAGCCGCGGTTCGTCGATTTCTTCAACAGGTCCGTGCCCATCACGCCGAAGTTTCACATGCTGCACCTGCTTCCCGGCATCGGGAAGAAACTGATGTGGGAGATCATCGAACAGCGCGGGAAGAAGCCGTTCGAGAGTTTCGCCGATATCTCCGGGCGGATCAAGTCGCTCCCGCACCCTGATCGAATGATTGTCAGCCGGATCCTGCGCGAGATCGAGGACCCGGACGAGAAGTATCACGTCTTCACATCGAGATGA
- a CDS encoding S16 family serine protease, translating into MRIREKTLTILLVLSLLANVSLLAVALVPVDGLSPALSKPGEAEPLPTATVAPLSPVKVVGNGSVASMQVPVILQKVEVDRGGPLLYEEVTEEGAMVNVSVEVVPGKGRVLVQTTPRMGIVFQDAANLAVVVAANRSRADLTENDIIFSIQGPEDISEIDGPSAGALMAALLLSVLEDFALNESVTVTGTLNENGSIGPVGGILEKAEAARRGGKTLLIISDENNRVFENHEETRSFGGLRIARQRPVIVDSKQYIEENLGIRVKYVDTLDDLLADLRAPAPDPAAGTA; encoded by the coding sequence ATGCGGATACGGGAGAAGACCCTGACGATCCTGCTTGTTTTATCGCTTCTTGCGAACGTCTCTCTCCTGGCCGTCGCCCTCGTGCCGGTGGACGGCCTCTCCCCGGCGCTCTCCAAACCGGGGGAGGCCGAACCTCTTCCGACCGCGACCGTCGCCCCTCTGTCCCCGGTGAAGGTGGTTGGGAACGGGAGCGTTGCCTCGATGCAGGTGCCGGTCATCCTCCAGAAGGTCGAGGTCGACCGGGGCGGCCCGTTACTCTACGAGGAGGTGACCGAAGAGGGGGCGATGGTGAACGTCTCGGTCGAGGTCGTGCCCGGGAAAGGAAGGGTGCTCGTCCAGACGACGCCCCGGATGGGGATCGTCTTTCAGGACGCCGCGAATCTTGCGGTCGTTGTCGCCGCCAACCGGTCCCGCGCCGATCTCACAGAGAACGATATCATTTTCAGCATCCAGGGCCCGGAGGACATCTCCGAGATCGACGGCCCCAGTGCGGGGGCGCTGATGGCCGCGCTGCTCCTCTCGGTGCTGGAAGACTTTGCGCTCAACGAGAGCGTGACCGTGACGGGAACCCTCAATGAGAACGGGAGCATCGGCCCGGTCGGCGGGATCCTCGAGAAGGCGGAGGCTGCTCGCCGCGGCGGGAAGACGCTTCTCATCATCTCCGACGAGAATAATCGGGTCTTCGAGAACCATGAGGAGACCCGATCGTTCGGCGGACTGAGGATCGCGCGGCAGCGGCCGGTCATCGTGGACTCGAAACAGTATATCGAGGAGAACCTCGGCATCCGGGTGAAATACGTCGATACCCTCGACGACCTGCTCGCCGATCTTCGTGCTCCCGCACCCGACCCGGCCGCCGGGACGGCCTGA